Below is a genomic region from Coprobacter tertius.
GTATAATTAATAAAAACAATCCGAATGATTCACTTTTATTCCGTAATTAACGCCGGTTATAGGTAAAAGGTTCGGCTGTAAAAACATTGTTTTTTTATTTTTTGTCACGAAGGATATCGCTAATTGACTGAAAATAAAAAATTAGTAGGTAAAAGATTTGGAGAAAATAAAACTAACTTGTAATTTTGTGGCCTTGTTTCGTGTAGGGTAGTAGAAGCGGGCCGAAGAAAAGGCTCCACCCGCCGAAGGTAACCTGTATAATAAAATAACAGATGTACGTAATTGTAGACATTCAGGGACAGCAGTTCAAAGCCGAAGCAGGCAAAAGATTGTATGTTCATCGTTTAGCCGCAGACCAGGGTGCTGCAGTCGAGTTCGACAAAGTATTGCTGGTTGATAACGACGGGACGGTAAAGGTAGGCGCTCCTGTAGTGGAAGGTGCCAAGGTAGTATGTGAAGTACTTTCACATTTAAAAGGCGAAAGAATTATCGTTTTCAAGAAAAAAAGAAGAAAAGGATATCGTAAACGTAACGGTCATCGTCAGTGCTTTACCGAAGTGTTAATTAAAGAGATTGTTGCTTAACCCTATTAAAATTCAAAGAAAATGGCACATAAGAAAGGTGTCGGTAGTTCCAAGAACGGCCGTGAATCAGAAAGTAAGCGATTAGGCATTAAGGTATTCGGCGGACAATTTGCTAAAGCCGGCAATATAATCGTTCGTCAAAGAGGTACTGTTCATCATCCGGGTGAAAACGTAGGTATCGGTAAAGATCATACTTTGTTTGCATTAGTAAACGGGGTTGTGGTATTCCGCAAAAAAAGAGATAACCGCTCATACGTTTCGGTAGAACCGCAGCAAAACTAATTCGCGTTTACGGGCAGGGTAAACCTGTCTGTTGAACAGAAAGAAAAAACGAAGGCGCATATTCCTGAATTTAAAGGGATTGCGCCTTTTGTTGTAGACTGAAGATATCTTATAGTAACTGTAATGAAAGAAAAGAAGCGTTTATTATTTGTTTGCCTCGGAAATATATGCCGTTCTCCGGCTGCAGAAGGAATTATGGAGCATCTAGTAAAAGAGGCCCGATTAGAAGATTCTTTTGAAATTGATTCTGCGGGAACCTACGGGGGGCATGCGGGGGATTTACCCGATTCACGTATGAGGGCACATGCATCACGGCGTGGATATCGACTTGCCAGTCGTTCCCGTCAGATTACGACAGATGATTTTTATGATAACGATCTTATATTGGCGATGGATGATTCGAATTACGATCGTTTGAGGAGTCTTGCTCCCGATCCGGAATCAGTGGCTAAAATATGTCGTATGACCGATTATTGCCGGTATTTACAGGTCGATCATGTTCCCGATCCTTATTATTCGGGAAGTGAGGGCTTCGAGCAAGTTCTCGATATTTTAGAA
It encodes:
- the rpmA gene encoding 50S ribosomal protein L27, which translates into the protein MAHKKGVGSSKNGRESESKRLGIKVFGGQFAKAGNIIVRQRGTVHHPGENVGIGKDHTLFALVNGVVVFRKKRDNRSYVSVEPQQN
- the rplU gene encoding 50S ribosomal protein L21, with the protein product MYVIVDIQGQQFKAEAGKRLYVHRLAADQGAAVEFDKVLLVDNDGTVKVGAPVVEGAKVVCEVLSHLKGERIIVFKKKRRKGYRKRNGHRQCFTEVLIKEIVA
- a CDS encoding low molecular weight protein-tyrosine-phosphatase, producing MKEKKRLLFVCLGNICRSPAAEGIMEHLVKEARLEDSFEIDSAGTYGGHAGDLPDSRMRAHASRRGYRLASRSRQITTDDFYDNDLILAMDDSNYDRLRSLAPDPESVAKICRMTDYCRYLQVDHVPDPYYSGSEGFEQVLDILEDACRGLLEELEEEENKK